A genomic window from Salvelinus alpinus chromosome 10, SLU_Salpinus.1, whole genome shotgun sequence includes:
- the LOC139532431 gene encoding SLAM family member 7-like, giving the protein MSKLTLIGLCFWLYLAQKFVSGEDLYHQVGGELVLTPNTSTVPHSITSILWKHGRNKVAEWDKDFGGLDIYGAFKERTTLDQTTGELRISGLMKTDSGVYSVEFNSKQLDKTYKLSVIKAVPKPTITSSCNANKTSCTLTCEGNTTDAEPVTYSWKVGEGAWKVLDKQMNVSKSDSGKSANGYKYTCKLNNTVSEEVSEPVGEVFGPSEWTLIYLTFI; this is encoded by the exons AGGATCTTTATCACCAAGTGGGAGGTGAGCTGGTGTTGACACCGAACACGTCCACAGTGCCACACTCCATCACAAGCATCCTATGGAAGCATGGGAGGAACAAGGTGGCAGAGTGGGACAAGGATTTTGGTGGTCTGGACATCTATGGTGCCTTCAAAGAGCGTACAACCCTGGACCAGACTACTGGAGAGCTGAGAATCAGTGGATTGATGAAAACAGACAGTGGCGTTTATTCTGTGGAGTTTAACAGCAAACAGCTTGACAAGACATATAAACTATCTGTTATCA AGGCAGTCCCCAAACCCACAATCACTTCTTCCTGTAACGCCAACAAAACCTCCTGCACTCTGACCTGTGAAGGCAACACCACTGATGCTGAACCAGTCACCTACAGCTGGAAAGTGGGGGAGGGGGCGTGGAAGGTCTTAGACAAACAGATGAATGTCTCTAAGAGCGACAGTGGCAAATCAGCCAATGGTTACAAATACACCTGCAAGCTGAATAATACTGTTAGTGAGGAAGTCAGTGAGCCAGTTGGAGAGGTCTTTGGTCCAAGTGAGTGGACACtcatatatttaacctttatttaa